Proteins from a genomic interval of Clostridium scatologenes:
- a CDS encoding sodium:calcium antiporter, protein MIITILIMIAAALLIYFSCELFVNGIEWVGKAFNISQSAVGSVLAAFGTALPESIVTFIAVVFGASSSQKDIGVGAALGGPLVLSTIAYAVVGISIVIFSGNRRAGNHIKFDGKKLARDQVWFMCIFVFKIGLGLVAFAIKPWLGILFLLAYGLYFYREMNSENVEIAGELEPLKFSPKSEKPKKSLILAQTIGSLIFIFIGSQMFVHNLSTLSISLGIPAHMVSLLLSPVATELPETLNAVIWVRQGKENLALSNISGSMMIQATVPSALGIIFTPWMLDKSLMISAIITFVAILLIWTTLKRHHLSAKRLSFNAVLYIVFIIGIFYIKG, encoded by the coding sequence ATGATAATAACTATTTTAATAATGATTGCTGCAGCACTTTTAATTTATTTTAGTTGTGAACTATTTGTAAATGGAATTGAATGGGTAGGCAAAGCCTTCAATATTTCTCAAAGTGCTGTAGGTTCAGTATTAGCAGCCTTTGGTACTGCTTTGCCTGAAAGTATTGTTACATTCATAGCTGTAGTATTTGGAGCAAGTTCAAGTCAAAAGGATATTGGTGTCGGTGCTGCTTTAGGCGGTCCTCTTGTTTTAAGCACAATTGCTTATGCTGTTGTTGGAATAAGTATAGTTATATTTAGTGGAAACAGAAGAGCTGGTAATCATATTAAATTTGATGGCAAAAAATTAGCAAGAGATCAAGTCTGGTTTATGTGCATCTTTGTATTTAAGATTGGATTAGGTCTTGTAGCCTTCGCAATAAAACCTTGGCTGGGAATTTTATTTTTATTAGCTTATGGACTTTACTTTTATAGAGAAATGAATAGTGAAAATGTGGAAATTGCTGGAGAACTAGAACCATTAAAATTCAGTCCTAAAAGTGAAAAGCCTAAAAAATCATTAATTTTAGCTCAAACTATAGGATCACTTATATTTATTTTTATTGGATCACAAATGTTTGTACACAACTTAAGTACTTTAAGTATTTCTCTTGGAATTCCAGCTCATATGGTCTCTTTACTATTGAGTCCAGTGGCAACAGAATTACCAGAAACCTTAAATGCTGTTATATGGGTAAGACAGGGTAAAGAAAATTTGGCTCTTTCTAATATTAGTGGATCCATGATGATCCAAGCTACAGTACCAAGTGCATTAGGTATCATTTTTACACCATGGATGCTTGATAAATCACTTATGATTTCAGCAATTATAACTTTTGTAGCAATTTTATTGATATGGACTACCTTGAAAAGACATCACTTATCAGCAAAAAGATTATCATTTAATGCTGTATTGTACATTGTATTCATTATAGGAATATTTTATATAAAAGGTTGA
- a CDS encoding ABC transporter ATP-binding protein, with amino-acid sequence MLRLLKYLKPFIGLIIAAIALLFVQAICDLALPDYMSNIVNVGIQQGGIENSIPQAVRKSKMDKLTLFIFGKDKDTVMSNYVFVDKSSKDYDKYVKEYPVLVNEPIYVLKNVSNTEVDKLNPIIGKALLTVSGIENMKANAKGGVINFNGRKLPANTNLFDLFGRLPEDQRGKIMEEGSKKFTALGDKMIVQAAASSVKTEYRALGMNTDKIQNSYIINIGVRMILISLLSAACIVIVGFFAARTAAGLSRNLRSKIFIKVQSFSNVEMNKFSTASLITRTTNDITQIQMLIVIMIRMIFYAPIIGIGGVIKAMSRSTSMSWIIALAVAALLIIIITVIFVSMPKFKIIQKFIDRLNLVTRENLSGIMVVRAFNTQKFEEDRFDKANKDLTDTSLFVNRVMVILFPFMMLIMNGVTVLIVWVGAHQIANSSMQVGDMMAFMQYAMQILFAFLMMSFMFIMIPRASVAGQRIVEVLETDIVINDPNLPKNFDDKLKGVIEFNNVFFKYPGAEENVLNNINFKASPGKTTAIIGATGSGKTTLVSLIPRFYDVTDGQIFIDGIDVREVTQHALRDKIGYVPQKGNLFSGTIESNLKYAKENATEEDLREASEIAQAIEFISDKSDGFKTEISQGGTNVSGGQKQRLAIARALVKKPEIFIFDDSFSALDFKTDAALRKALKAKTSDITVIIVAQRIATIKNAEQIIVLDEGKIVGMGTHKQLMDTCDTYKEIALSQLSKEELA; translated from the coding sequence GTGCTTAGATTGTTAAAATATTTAAAACCATTTATTGGACTTATTATTGCTGCTATAGCATTACTATTTGTGCAGGCAATTTGCGATTTGGCACTGCCAGACTATATGTCTAATATAGTAAATGTAGGTATACAACAAGGTGGAATTGAAAATTCAATACCTCAGGCTGTAAGAAAGAGTAAAATGGATAAACTTACGTTATTTATTTTTGGAAAAGATAAAGATACAGTTATGAGTAATTATGTATTTGTAGACAAATCAAGTAAAGATTATGACAAGTATGTTAAAGAGTATCCTGTTCTTGTAAATGAACCAATTTACGTACTTAAAAATGTAAGCAATACAGAAGTTGATAAGTTAAATCCAATTATAGGCAAAGCACTTCTCACAGTTTCAGGTATTGAGAATATGAAGGCTAATGCAAAGGGTGGTGTAATTAATTTTAATGGGAGGAAACTTCCTGCAAATACAAATTTATTTGATTTATTTGGAAGACTACCTGAAGATCAACGTGGAAAGATCATGGAAGAAGGATCAAAGAAATTCACGGCTTTAGGAGATAAGATGATTGTTCAGGCTGCTGCCAGTTCAGTAAAAACTGAATACAGGGCTTTAGGAATGAACACGGATAAAATTCAAAATAGCTACATAATTAATATTGGAGTTAGAATGATTTTAATATCTCTTCTAAGCGCAGCGTGCATTGTAATTGTTGGTTTTTTTGCAGCTAGAACTGCCGCAGGACTTTCAAGAAATTTGAGAAGTAAAATATTTATAAAAGTTCAAAGTTTTTCAAATGTTGAGATGAATAAATTTTCTACAGCTTCACTTATTACAAGAACCACTAATGATATTACCCAAATTCAAATGCTTATTGTTATAATGATAAGAATGATATTTTATGCTCCTATCATAGGTATTGGAGGTGTTATAAAGGCTATGTCTCGAAGTACTTCTATGTCATGGATTATTGCATTGGCAGTAGCAGCACTTTTGATAATAATTATTACTGTGATTTTTGTTTCTATGCCAAAATTTAAGATTATACAAAAATTTATAGATAGATTAAATCTAGTTACTAGAGAAAATCTTTCAGGTATCATGGTAGTAAGAGCGTTTAATACTCAAAAATTTGAAGAAGACAGGTTTGATAAGGCAAACAAGGATCTTACAGACACAAGCTTGTTTGTAAACCGTGTAATGGTAATCTTATTTCCATTCATGATGCTTATAATGAATGGTGTAACAGTACTAATTGTTTGGGTTGGTGCTCATCAGATTGCAAATTCCAGTATGCAGGTTGGAGATATGATGGCTTTCATGCAGTATGCTATGCAGATCTTATTTGCATTTCTTATGATGTCTTTTATGTTTATTATGATACCTAGAGCCTCTGTAGCTGGACAGCGTATAGTAGAAGTTTTGGAAACAGATATTGTAATAAATGATCCTAATTTACCTAAAAATTTTGACGATAAATTAAAAGGCGTTATAGAGTTTAATAATGTTTTTTTTAAATATCCTGGAGCAGAAGAGAATGTACTTAATAATATTAACTTTAAGGCTTCACCTGGGAAGACAACAGCCATTATTGGGGCTACTGGGTCGGGGAAGACTACACTCGTTAGTTTGATACCAAGATTTTATGATGTAACTGATGGTCAGATTTTTATAGATGGTATTGATGTACGAGAGGTTACTCAACACGCTTTAAGAGATAAGATTGGTTATGTACCTCAAAAAGGTAATTTGTTCAGTGGTACTATAGAATCTAATCTAAAGTATGCAAAAGAAAATGCAACAGAAGAAGATTTAAGAGAAGCTTCAGAAATAGCTCAGGCTATAGAATTCATAAGTGATAAATCTGATGGTTTTAAAACAGAAATTTCACAGGGTGGAACTAATGTTTCTGGAGGACAGAAGCAGCGACTAGCTATTGCTCGTGCTCTTGTAAAAAAACCAGAGATTTTTATATTTGATGACAGTTTCTCGGCCCTTGATTTTAAAACTGATGCTGCACTTAGAAAGGCACTTAAAGCTAAGACTAGTGATATAACAGTTATAATTGTAGCACAAAGAATTGCAACTATAAAAAATGCTGAACAGATAATAGTTCTTGATGAAGGTAAAATAGTAGGCATGGGTACTCATAAACAACTTATGGACACATGTGATACCTATAAGGAAATTGCTTTGTCACAGCTTTCGAAGGAGGAGTTGGCATGA
- a CDS encoding ABC transporter ATP-binding protein — protein MIEGKGISKSFEDLEALKNVNINVNKGSIYGLVGSNGAGKTTLLKTLVGIYKQDSGEVLIDGENIFENVNIKSRVIFIPDMLYFFSQYSAKDMAKFYKRIYKTWDEERYLKLRDAFNIDENKKVNNLSKGMQRQVAFWLALSVQPDILILDEPLDGLDPVMRQKVKNLIVQDVAEKQMTVLISSHNLRELEDLCDYIGIMHKGSLILEKDLDDLKLDIHKIQVAFKESVKEEILKDVNILYEEERGSVKLFIVRGKKEEIVDQISKYDPVILDILSLTLEEIFIYEMGDVGYEIKNIIF, from the coding sequence ATGATTGAAGGGAAAGGTATAAGTAAATCTTTTGAAGATTTAGAGGCATTGAAAAATGTAAATATAAATGTGAATAAGGGTTCTATTTATGGACTAGTAGGTTCTAATGGAGCTGGAAAAACAACTCTTTTAAAAACTTTAGTGGGAATATATAAACAGGATAGTGGAGAAGTACTTATAGATGGAGAAAATATATTTGAAAATGTAAATATAAAGTCCAGAGTTATATTTATTCCTGATATGCTGTATTTCTTTTCACAGTATAGTGCAAAAGATATGGCTAAATTTTATAAAAGGATATATAAAACTTGGGATGAAGAAAGGTATTTAAAGTTGAGAGACGCTTTTAACATAGATGAAAATAAAAAGGTAAATAATCTTTCAAAAGGAATGCAAAGACAAGTGGCATTTTGGCTTGCTTTGTCTGTACAACCTGACATATTGATATTAGATGAACCTTTAGATGGATTAGACCCAGTTATGAGACAAAAGGTAAAAAATTTAATTGTTCAAGATGTGGCAGAAAAACAGATGACAGTTTTAATTTCTTCTCACAATTTAAGAGAACTTGAAGATTTATGTGATTATATAGGCATAATGCATAAAGGTTCTTTGATTTTAGAAAAGGATTTAGATGATTTAAAATTAGATATTCACAAAATTCAGGTGGCATTTAAGGAAAGTGTAAAGGAAGAAATTTTAAAAGATGTTAATATCCTATATGAAGAAGAAAGAGGCAGCGTAAAATTATTTATTGTTAGAGGGAAAAAAGAAGAAATTGTAGATCAAATAAGTAAATATGATCCTGTAATTTTAGACATTTTGTCTTTAACTTTAGAGGAAATTTTTATCTATGAAATGGGGGATGTAGGATATGAAATCAAAAACATCATTTTTTAA
- a CDS encoding GntR family transcriptional regulator, translating to MFQLDLRSRLPIYEQLVERFKELIISEVLKKDEKLPSVRSLASEITINPNTIQKAYRELERQGYIYSIPGKGNFVASIENNENSEKLSDLKEKLIKILSEAMYLGMKKDDIYKIISEIEENIKGGDSK from the coding sequence ATGTTTCAGTTAGACTTAAGAAGTAGATTACCTATTTACGAACAATTAGTAGAAAGGTTTAAAGAACTTATCATTAGTGAAGTTTTAAAAAAAGATGAAAAGCTTCCTTCGGTTAGATCACTTGCAAGTGAAATCACTATTAATCCAAATACAATCCAAAAAGCATATAGGGAGCTTGAAAGACAAGGGTATATTTATTCTATACCAGGGAAAGGAAATTTTGTAGCTTCTATAGAAAACAATGAAAATAGTGAAAAACTAAGTGACTTAAAAGAGAAATTAATTAAAATTTTATCTGAGGCAATGTATTTGGGCATGAAGAAAGATGATATCTATAAGATAATTTCAGAGATAGAGGAAAATATCAAGGGAGGGGATAGTAAATGA
- a CDS encoding DUF6449 domain-containing protein translates to MKSKTSFFNKGIILDDLKRFGWISIAYALFLFLIVPLKVIMINSSKQYAYDYNIIKRMFYFTEGPLQILFILIAPVFTAILLFRYIQVKNSSDMIHSLPVKRSVLYRSHSLVGVLLLVIPVIVNGFICVFLDIVMHLGKYYSSHDVFQWIGTTIIICLLFFFMCISVGMVVGSSIMQGMLTYILLVLPVAIAILLSENVDGFVYGFVRNDNNIEKFSPVTRIWKMSVRYNTDFINKISMNEIIVYAVICIVLYLFGMFIYKKRKLEAVSKSIAFKELEYVFKYGVTFSAMLVGGIYFRVTQKSVYWLLIGFLIASLIGYFAAEMIVKKSIKVFKNVKGYLIYVVIIILVIIGVKFDMLGYENKMPSMNSVDSVYFSESFDHLNYYKHNRDVYFDKKDIENIYNFHKQLIEEKSKNRGNNNGGQNRRVIFIYNLKNGNKIQRGYDVSLGDYTKYLKPIYESKEYKKMNYDILQVNSSEIEKIIIHPFANIKGETVIINPNDIKEAIDVLKNDINNETYEPNSEQIRPWANIEFMMDDNNFKKYPQLIDERNNKESNVHLPWKKSYILFDQWLKQKGYLEGARITSKDISYALVEKVDNMEEWLQKSKNGKVKIDENSTKNLKITDKNQIETCIRIYKDEWRNKSARYIIGFYSQDGQNIQYGSFSEKDLPDFIAKHFKNIATQYF, encoded by the coding sequence ATGAAATCAAAAACATCATTTTTTAACAAAGGAATAATTTTAGATGATTTGAAAAGATTTGGATGGATAAGTATTGCATATGCATTGTTCTTATTTTTAATAGTGCCATTAAAAGTAATAATGATAAACAGCAGTAAACAGTACGCTTATGATTATAATATAATTAAAAGAATGTTCTATTTTACTGAGGGGCCTCTACAAATTCTTTTTATTCTCATAGCACCTGTTTTTACTGCTATATTACTTTTTAGATATATTCAAGTTAAAAATTCGTCAGATATGATTCACAGCCTTCCTGTTAAAAGAAGCGTACTGTATAGAAGTCATTCACTTGTAGGGGTCTTATTATTGGTTATTCCAGTAATTGTAAATGGTTTTATATGTGTATTTTTAGATATAGTCATGCATTTGGGCAAATATTATAGTTCTCATGATGTATTTCAGTGGATTGGAACTACTATTATAATATGTCTTTTGTTTTTCTTTATGTGTATATCAGTTGGAATGGTAGTGGGAAGCTCAATTATGCAGGGAATGTTAACTTATATATTGTTAGTTTTACCAGTGGCAATAGCAATTTTATTATCAGAAAATGTTGATGGATTTGTATATGGCTTTGTACGTAACGATAATAATATAGAAAAATTCTCACCTGTAACAAGGATTTGGAAAATGAGTGTCAGGTATAATACTGATTTTATTAATAAAATTAGTATGAATGAAATAATAGTATATGCTGTTATATGTATTGTTTTATATTTGTTTGGAATGTTTATATATAAAAAAAGAAAATTAGAAGCAGTATCTAAAAGCATTGCTTTTAAAGAATTAGAATATGTGTTTAAGTATGGTGTGACATTTTCTGCTATGTTGGTAGGAGGAATATATTTTAGAGTGACACAAAAAAGTGTATACTGGCTTTTAATCGGTTTTTTAATTGCTTCTCTTATAGGATATTTTGCTGCAGAGATGATTGTAAAAAAATCTATAAAGGTATTTAAAAATGTAAAAGGTTATTTAATTTATGTTGTTATAATTATTTTAGTCATAATAGGAGTAAAGTTTGATATGTTAGGGTATGAAAACAAGATGCCATCAATGAACAGTGTTGATAGTGTATATTTTAGTGAAAGCTTTGATCATTTAAATTATTATAAACATAATAGAGATGTTTATTTTGATAAAAAAGATATTGAAAATATTTACAATTTTCATAAACAACTTATAGAAGAAAAATCAAAAAATAGGGGTAACAATAATGGTGGGCAAAATAGAAGAGTTATTTTCATATACAATTTGAAAAATGGAAACAAGATTCAAAGGGGATATGATGTCTCACTTGGAGATTATACTAAGTATTTGAAACCTATATATGAATCTAAAGAATACAAAAAAATGAATTATGATATTTTACAAGTGAATAGTTCAGAGATAGAAAAAATTATAATTCATCCTTTTGCAAACATTAAAGGTGAAACAGTAATAATTAATCCAAATGATATTAAAGAAGCCATAGATGTTTTAAAAAATGATATTAATAATGAAACTTATGAACCAAATAGTGAACAAATAAGACCATGGGCAAACATAGAGTTTATGATGGATGATAATAATTTTAAAAAGTATCCCCAGTTAATTGATGAAAGAAATAATAAAGAAAGTAATGTACATCTTCCATGGAAAAAATCTTATATATTATTTGATCAGTGGTTAAAACAAAAAGGGTATTTAGAAGGGGCAAGGATTACGTCTAAGGATATATCTTATGCTTTAGTAGAAAAAGTTGATAATATGGAGGAGTGGTTACAAAAATCAAAGAATGGTAAAGTTAAAATTGATGAAAATAGTACAAAGAATCTAAAAATAACTGATAAGAATCAAATAGAAACTTGTATTAGAATTTATAAAGATGAGTGGCGAAATAAATCAGCAAGATATATTATAGGATTCTATAGTCAAGATGGACAAAATATTCAATATGGAAGTTTTTCTGAAAAAGATTTACCAGATTTTATTGCTAAACATTTTAAAAATATTGCGACACAATATTTTTAG